A region of Chitinophaga flava DNA encodes the following proteins:
- a CDS encoding RNA polymerase sigma factor, with protein sequence MENNELSEDQGRWLALQTGDKEALAYFFNTFMGSLYNYGLKFTQDEDVIEDTIQDLFIRLWDTRKRLSLPASVRNYLFKAFRNLLFRKLSRAEKTSRYASQYIFLDIEYSAETNHINAELQIARDKRLETALQKLPVRQKEAIYLRFYENASYEEIAQIMGTTVKACYKNVFRALSCLRETLITVITYLFFRLFFLN encoded by the coding sequence ATGGAGAACAATGAGCTCAGCGAAGATCAGGGGCGTTGGCTTGCTTTACAGACGGGCGATAAGGAGGCATTGGCATATTTCTTCAATACATTCATGGGAAGCCTCTATAACTACGGTTTAAAGTTTACTCAGGATGAAGATGTTATTGAAGATACGATACAGGATCTCTTTATCCGTTTGTGGGATACCAGAAAAAGACTTTCACTGCCAGCTTCTGTCAGGAATTATTTATTCAAGGCATTCCGCAACCTGCTTTTCAGAAAGCTTTCCAGGGCAGAAAAAACGTCAAGGTATGCATCACAATATATCTTCCTGGATATAGAATATTCTGCAGAAACAAATCATATCAATGCAGAGCTGCAAATAGCCAGGGATAAGCGTTTGGAAACTGCCCTGCAAAAGCTTCCTGTTCGTCAGAAAGAAGCCATTTATCTACGGTTCTATGAAAATGCATCTTATGAAGAGATCGCACAGATTATGGGCACTACCGTCAAGGCTTGTTATAAAAATGTTTTCAGGGCGTTAAGTTGTCTGCGCGAAACACTTATCACCGTGATCACTTATCTTTTCTTTCGCTTGTTTTTCCTGAATTAA
- a CDS encoding TlpA family protein disulfide reductase, with translation MGKKTVSIYIMMVVLSLFWLSAAMAQDNKSQQKLPNVSVKDLEGKLVQVGSFSNNGKPMIISFWATWCKPCISELETIADDYDNWKKTSGVKLIAISIDDARTSSGIKSLVASRGWQYEVYNDYNKDLYRALGIANVPYTVILNGDGTVVERHAGYNPGDEYHLLEAVKKIAGL, from the coding sequence ATGGGAAAAAAAACGGTATCGATCTATATAATGATGGTAGTACTGTCACTCTTTTGGTTGTCAGCTGCCATGGCGCAGGATAATAAAAGTCAGCAAAAACTGCCCAATGTGTCTGTGAAAGATCTGGAAGGAAAGCTGGTACAGGTCGGTTCCTTCTCCAACAACGGCAAACCGATGATCATCAGCTTCTGGGCCACCTGGTGCAAACCCTGTATATCCGAACTGGAAACAATCGCGGATGATTATGATAACTGGAAAAAAACATCCGGTGTAAAACTGATCGCTATTTCCATTGATGATGCCAGGACAAGTAGCGGCATAAAGTCACTGGTTGCCTCACGGGGATGGCAGTACGAAGTATATAATGATTATAACAAAGATCTGTACCGGGCGCTGGGTATCGCCAATGTACCCTATACGGTTATACTCAATGGCGACGGGACGGTGGTGGAAAGGCATGCCGGGTATAATCCGGGAGATGAATATCATTTATTGGAAGCAGTGAAAAAAATAGCAGGATTATGA
- a CDS encoding DUF6029 family protein, translating to MKKLIFIVITITGISKGLSAQEIPGKLSGGLESNNQYYVDDKATQAQAPRDKIATNSYFTLNYTLKNFYAGIQLEAYLPVLMGYPEGLKGSKLTHRFAGYRTDKIDITAGNFYEQYGNGLIFRSYEERQLGIDNIMDGVNVRFTPLKSIRLKVSYGSQRVLMENGEGIFRGADLELDPLDLLKVKHSWGLTIGGSVVNRYQKYTGPDETFPPGVNAYSARLGLTHPHYDLNVEYVSKSADPTDLNKNIFRKGSVLYINQTITTNKDLSMDIAFRRVESMDFRTDRTQKDNIALVNYLPALTKLYTYALPNLYPYGAQSMGEIGGKADIYYHLKRGSALGGHYGTKLSLTASLYRNLDTVRLKSKEGFESAFWRFGPTELYRDLNFSMERRWSPLMKTIFSYINLNCNQGYIQGPGYGMVNANIAIADVLLNLNRKNALRVELQHLWTTDDEKNWAAALLEYSYVPGWSFFVSDMSNYQSKKIHYFSVGGACNYKAARVSLSYGRQRAGLLCVGGICRMVPAYSGASLSFSYNF from the coding sequence ATGAAGAAACTGATATTTATTGTCATCACGATAACAGGAATCAGCAAAGGTTTATCAGCACAGGAAATACCCGGGAAACTCAGCGGGGGACTGGAATCAAACAATCAGTATTATGTAGATGATAAAGCAACGCAGGCACAGGCTCCCCGTGATAAAATTGCAACCAATAGTTACTTTACCCTTAATTACACACTTAAAAATTTTTATGCCGGTATACAGCTGGAAGCTTATCTGCCGGTGTTAATGGGATATCCGGAAGGCTTGAAAGGTTCGAAGCTTACGCATCGGTTTGCCGGATACAGAACAGATAAAATAGATATTACCGCCGGTAATTTTTATGAGCAATATGGTAATGGACTGATCTTCCGTTCTTATGAAGAGCGGCAGCTGGGCATCGATAATATAATGGACGGCGTCAATGTACGTTTTACTCCGCTGAAAAGTATCCGCCTCAAAGTATCCTATGGCTCACAGCGGGTGCTGATGGAAAACGGGGAAGGCATCTTCAGAGGAGCAGATCTGGAGCTGGATCCGCTGGACCTGCTGAAAGTAAAACATAGCTGGGGCCTGACAATAGGAGGTAGTGTGGTGAACCGTTATCAGAAATATACCGGCCCCGATGAAACTTTTCCTCCGGGAGTAAATGCGTATTCAGCCAGGCTTGGACTCACACATCCGCATTACGATCTGAATGTGGAATATGTAAGTAAAAGCGCTGATCCAACAGATCTCAATAAAAATATCTTTAGAAAAGGATCTGTATTGTATATCAACCAGACCATCACCACCAATAAGGATCTGAGTATGGATATTGCTTTCCGCCGGGTGGAAAGTATGGACTTCAGGACAGACAGAACACAGAAGGATAACATTGCTTTGGTGAATTATCTGCCTGCATTAACAAAACTCTATACCTATGCTTTGCCTAATCTGTATCCCTATGGAGCACAGTCAATGGGAGAGATAGGAGGGAAGGCAGATATCTATTATCATCTGAAAAGAGGAAGTGCATTAGGTGGCCATTATGGTACCAAACTTTCGCTGACGGCTTCTCTGTATCGTAATCTGGATACTGTCCGGTTAAAATCCAAAGAAGGGTTTGAATCTGCGTTCTGGCGGTTTGGGCCTACGGAATTATACCGTGATCTGAATTTCAGCATGGAAAGAAGATGGTCGCCGCTGATGAAAACAATTTTTTCCTACATCAATCTGAACTGCAACCAGGGCTATATACAAGGGCCCGGATATGGAATGGTAAATGCCAATATTGCCATTGCGGATGTGTTGCTGAACTTAAACAGGAAAAATGCGTTGCGCGTGGAATTACAACATCTGTGGACAACAGATGATGAAAAAAACTGGGCTGCTGCATTGCTGGAGTATAGCTATGTTCCGGGCTGGTCATTCTTTGTAAGTGATATGTCGAACTACCAATCAAAGAAGATTCATTATTTCAGTGTAGGTGGTGCCTGTAATTATAAAGCAGCGCGTGTGTCACTGAGTTATGGCAGACAACGTGCGGGGTTATTGTGTGTGGGCGGTATTTGCAGAATGGTGCCGGCATACAGCGGTGCAAGTCTGTCTTTTTCCTATAATTTCTAA
- a CDS encoding FecR family protein: MKQHQTVESYLAYEADDFLADEYFQEWVKYNHPETAMFWQRLQEQHPEKKEAIQDAFELLNRMRFKTHIPDESRTRRIWENIDTHTRKDNIRGINQYYKKMLAAASILLLLALGFWQWRKTPFIYQHTGSGEVTRVSLPDHSEVVLNANSQLKYAGNFGTQSKRELWIEGEAFFAVAHVTDENGVLRPFVVHSADLDVWVTGTAFNVYARHELTRVVLNHGSVTVQFKDNRQAARKLQPGQMLEYGGTQKELLLQPVDTLLHTAWRQQRFIFANTTLKEAALIIEDYFGCKVVFKDQELASYRITAEINAPSIAMMDTLLSKALNIRVTKEGNMLILQKRP, encoded by the coding sequence ATGAAGCAACATCAAACGGTGGAGAGTTATTTAGCGTATGAGGCGGATGATTTCCTTGCTGATGAATACTTCCAGGAATGGGTGAAGTATAATCATCCGGAAACAGCCATGTTCTGGCAACGGCTGCAGGAACAGCATCCGGAAAAAAAGGAGGCCATACAGGACGCATTTGAGCTGCTTAACCGCATGCGGTTTAAAACGCATATCCCTGATGAAAGCCGTACCAGGCGCATCTGGGAAAACATAGACACCCATACCCGGAAAGATAACATCCGTGGTATCAATCAGTACTATAAAAAAATGCTGGCCGCCGCCAGTATATTATTATTGCTGGCCCTGGGTTTCTGGCAATGGAGAAAAACGCCCTTCATATATCAGCATACCGGCAGTGGAGAAGTTACCCGTGTGTCATTGCCTGATCATTCTGAAGTAGTGCTCAATGCCAATTCACAGCTAAAATATGCGGGCAACTTCGGTACCCAAAGTAAAAGAGAGCTGTGGATAGAAGGAGAAGCTTTTTTCGCCGTAGCACACGTTACAGATGAGAATGGTGTATTACGCCCTTTCGTAGTGCATAGCGCTGACCTGGATGTTTGGGTAACTGGCACTGCCTTCAATGTATATGCCCGTCACGAGCTAACCCGCGTGGTACTGAACCATGGCAGCGTTACGGTGCAGTTTAAGGATAACCGCCAAGCCGCCAGGAAACTGCAGCCAGGCCAGATGCTGGAATATGGAGGAACGCAAAAGGAATTGTTGCTGCAGCCTGTAGACACCCTGCTGCATACTGCCTGGAGACAGCAACGTTTCATTTTTGCCAATACCACTTTAAAAGAAGCCGCGCTGATCATAGAAGATTATTTCGGATGTAAGGTCGTTTTCAAGGATCAGGAACTGGCTTCCTATCGTATTACTGCTGAGATAAACGCTCCCAGTATTGCTATGATGGATACCTTATTGTCTAAAGCCCTGAATATCCGGGTCACAAAAGAAGGGAATATGCTCATACTGCAAAAAAGACCATAA
- a CDS encoding Omp28-related outer membrane protein gives MQSKSIQALSAISLILGIMFITSCSKKDNANGPGGGGDTTKPGIETGAPETYTKKVVVEEFTGTWCGWCPRMPILLEKLHKKYPNLIVTALHASDTFDVGKDIRSAIEQKLNVQGYPTSKLERVADLDWYDNSNNINFVQADSLVNTFMKKKAVLGIAINSAVKGNTLDITVKVGMGQALNIAKAKIVVYILESGLTGPRQANYYSDPQVINDYKNDPDLGPLTLLPHYITGYTYNHVIRKVLTDAKGDEIPAAYKAKGAIYSKDYSVDISKYKTANCQLIALVYGQDDEGKLVDTYNTQVVVAGQSQKFD, from the coding sequence ATGCAATCAAAATCCATCCAAGCCTTATCAGCTATTTCGCTGATATTAGGTATCATGTTCATCACCTCCTGCTCCAAAAAGGATAATGCCAACGGTCCTGGCGGAGGCGGAGACACTACCAAACCCGGTATTGAAACCGGCGCCCCTGAAACGTATACCAAAAAAGTTGTAGTAGAAGAATTTACAGGCACCTGGTGTGGCTGGTGTCCGCGTATGCCCATCCTGCTGGAGAAGCTGCACAAAAAATATCCGAATCTGATTGTAACAGCCCTTCATGCTTCTGACACCTTTGATGTTGGAAAGGATATAAGATCAGCTATTGAACAAAAACTGAACGTACAAGGCTATCCTACCAGCAAACTGGAAAGGGTCGCTGATCTTGACTGGTATGATAACAGTAACAATATCAATTTCGTCCAGGCAGATTCCCTGGTCAATACGTTCATGAAAAAGAAAGCGGTATTGGGTATAGCTATCAACAGCGCTGTCAAGGGAAATACACTTGATATCACCGTAAAAGTAGGTATGGGCCAGGCCCTGAACATTGCGAAAGCAAAGATCGTGGTGTATATCCTGGAAAGTGGACTGACAGGCCCGCGCCAGGCCAACTATTATTCCGATCCTCAGGTGATCAATGATTATAAAAATGATCCGGATCTTGGCCCCCTGACACTACTGCCACATTACATCACCGGGTACACGTATAACCATGTGATAAGGAAAGTGCTGACAGATGCAAAGGGCGATGAAATACCCGCTGCTTATAAGGCTAAAGGCGCTATTTATTCAAAGGATTACAGCGTTGATATCAGCAAATACAAAACGGCCAATTGCCAGCTCATTGCGCTGGTATATGGACAGGATGATGAAGGCAAGCTGGTTGACACCTACAACACACAGGTAGTAGTAGCCGGACAGTCCCAGAAATTCGATTAA